The Methanobrevibacter sp. DNA segment GCATTGTCAATTGGACAATAAGCGTTGTAAACAATGGGCCTAACAATGCAAGCAAGATAGTGGTTATATTGGACTATCTGGATGGCGAATTGGTCTATTTGGACAGTTCCAATGACAGCTTTGATCCTTCAAACAACAGGTTGGAGATTCCAAGCCTATTGGTTGGAGATGAAATCAGCTTTGACATTTCAACCAAGCTTAATGTTTCCAATATGACAATAAAACTCAATGGAACTGTAAGTGCAGACACTTATGACCCTATAGAATCTAACAATTTTGATTCGGATAGCGTAAATGCCTTGCCTTTATGTGATTTGATAACTAAAGTGAGTGTGTCTGAAAGTCCGGTGAATAAGGATGATGTTGTTGATTGGGTTGTTGTTGTTTCCAATGATGGTCCTGATGGTGCCAGTGATGTTGTCCTATCATTGTCTGATTTGGAGTCCTTGGGATTGATTGTTATAAATTCCTCTGATGAATCATTTGATGATGATGAGGGCATATGGACAATTGGCGATTTGGCTAGCGGAGATGAGCTAACTTTGGTCATTACAACTCAAGTAGACAAGTCAAATGGCAATATCACTGTTGTCGGTGAGGTTGAGACAATTACTAAGGAGTCTGATTACGAGAATAATGTTGACAATGATTCCTTGGCTGTAAATCCTTTATGCGATTTGATTATCAGCATAGATGTATCCAATGATACTGTAAATTATGGCGACATTGTTGATTGGATTGTTGTTGTTTCCAATGATGGTCCTGATGGTGCTAGTGATGTTGTGGTTTCCCTATCTGATTTTGAGTCTTTAGGTTTGCTTGTCTTGAATGCTTCTGATGATTCCTTTGATTTGGAGGATTATGAATGGATCATTGGAGATTTGGATGCTGGAGACAGCGTTTCCTTTAACATCACAGTAAAGGCAAATAAGTCAAATGATAACATCACTGTAAATACTGATGTGGAAACAAGCACTTATGAACCGAACAAGGAAAACAATCATGACAATGAAAGCTTGGAAATACTTCCAATCTGTGATATAGCGGTAAATATCGTTCCTGACAATGACACTGTCCATGTTGATGAGATTGTAAACTGGGTAATCAATGTAACAAATTATGGTCCTGATAAGGCAGATGAAGTGAATGTATCCAACAGTTTTCCAGAAAACTTGGAATTCATTGATTTTGAGTCAAACAATGGAGAATTGGAGCAAATCACCGATGAAGAGGGAAATGTCATAGACATTATCTGGAAAGTAGGTGATTTGGAGAGCAATGAGTCTGCAATATTGGTAATTTCCACTAAAGCGCTGGGAGAGGGAACTGTCTTGAACAATGTAAGTGCAGATTCCTCCACTCCGGATATCAACGAATCCAATAATATTGACTCTGCAAGCATCGATGTGATTCCAGCAGATGAAAGCTCTGATGAAAATCCAGATGATGGAAATGAGTCTGATAATAATCCCGGAAATCCGGAAAACAATTCAGATGAAAGTTCTGATGATTACGAGGATTATGATGATGATTTTTCATGGCTTGACTATTTCCTGGACAATCCTAATGGAAATGATGCTGGGAATAATGATGGTGATTTAGGTCCAAAACCTAAAAATCCTATGAAAAATCCTAAGAAATCAATAGACCTTTCAAAAAAGAAAACTGCAAATCCATTTGCTTTGGCTGTTTTATCCTTGTTTGCTTTGTTTGCATTAAGCTATAGGAAAGACTAAAATCTTATTTTTTGGAGTTCATCAACTCCTTTTTTTATTTTTTAATCATTTTATAGATTATCATCCATGATATGATTCTTATTTTTTTATTCATTTTACAGTTTATCCTCCAATTTAAAAAAATTTTTTATATAAAAAAATACAAATTTTAATTAATGAATGCTGCAGAAACTTCCAATCGAAATGATGATAAGATATTTACAAAGGACTTCTTTTTAATATTCGGTGCATTGCTCTTTTCCGCCCTTGTAATGTATGCGTTGATGTCTACCGTAACTGAGTATGCAACATCCATGGGAACAAGCGCAACCATTGCAGGACTTGTATCCGGAATATACATTTTCGGAGGCCTCTGTTCAAGAATCTACTCTGCAAATGCACTTGAGAGAAGGGATTGGAAGAAATTAGCCATTGTTTTTCTAAGCATTCACTTTTTGGCATGCATCTTCTACTTTTTTGCAAATAACGTGACTTTCCTTTTGATTGTAAGGTTCATTCATGGGCTTGGATTTGGGGCTTCCGCAAATGCAATCGTAACCATCGCAAGTGCGATTCTTCCTAAAAAACGCTTTGGAGAGGCTTTCGGATACTTCATGCTGGGAACTACCATTGCAGTCGGATTAGGCCCTTACATTTCAGGATTCTTCTATGACAATTGGGGATCCTTCGGTTCATTCTCTCTTGCCACAAGTTTCGCAGCCCTTGGACTCTTGTGCATTTTGCTTCTGGACATCACCAAATATGAGATCATCCATAACAATGAGATTGAAAACCATATGGAAA contains these protein-coding regions:
- a CDS encoding MFS transporter, with product MNAAETSNRNDDKIFTKDFFLIFGALLFSALVMYALMSTVTEYATSMGTSATIAGLVSGIYIFGGLCSRIYSANALERRDWKKLAIVFLSIHFLACIFYFFANNVTFLLIVRFIHGLGFGASANAIVTIASAILPKKRFGEAFGYFMLGTTIAVGLGPYISGFFYDNWGSFGSFSLATSFAALGLLCILLLDITKYEIIHNNEIENHMENESIEAEDSLEEKGKIRRVIDKIFEIPAIPVSLFTGLTSLGYVSILSFYRLYAVEVDLVSAFSLFFIIYSIVLVASRPIAGRIQDKHGDRIICFTGIIAQAIGLFLIAWMPSTITVFICAVCAALGFGTLNSACTAIVTRDTTANRRPYAISTFFIFCDGTMGFGPALLGSFVSASSGYAPVYFISSFITLLALPIAFFALKR